One genomic window of Gallus gallus isolate bGalGal1 chromosome 34, bGalGal1.mat.broiler.GRCg7b, whole genome shotgun sequence includes the following:
- the LOC112530943 gene encoding probable serine/threonine-protein kinase DDB_G0272254 encodes MNAQPDVIQNSTTPMQNSTTPTEESTTNGKLDDINQNPMTPMQNSAPMQTSASMQSSTTPNLNSTAVQSSTTSSPNSTAPMEKSIGNADLDDIKEELSDIKSKLNIDAELNDTNAELNNTTTELNDTNAELNDTNAELNDTNAELNDIRSKPSNSAKLNESNAELNETNRSQLLMQTLMTSRQNSTTPPQNSTTPMQNSVSNAELNGTNAKANDFQSELSDTNVELNTTAQLDDVKTQC; translated from the coding sequence ATGAACGCACAACCTGATGTCATTCAAAACTCCACGACCCCAATGCAGAACTCAACGACACCAACAGAGGAGTCAACTACTAACGGAAAGCTTGATGACATTAATCAAAACCCAATGACACCAATGCAGAACTCAGCACCAATGCAGACCTCAGCATCAATGCAGAGCTCAACAACACCAAATCTGAACtcaacagcagtgcagagctcaaCAACATCAAGTCCAAACTCAACGGCGCCAATGGAGAAGTCAATTGGTAACGCAGATCTCGATGACATCAAGGAAGAACTCAGTGACATCAAATCAAAACTCAACATTGATGCAGAACTCAACGACACCAATGCAGAACTCAACAACACCACCACAGAACTCAATGACACCAATGCAGAACTCAATGACACCAATGCAGAACTCAATGACACCAATGCAGAACTCAATGACATCAGATCAAAGCCCAGCAACAGTGCAAAACTCAACGAAAGTAATGCAGAACTCAATGAGACCAACAGAAGTCAATTACTAATGCAGACCTTGATGACGTCACGTCAAAACTCAACGACACCACCACAGAACTCAACGACACCAATGCAGAACTCAGTGAGTAATGCAGAACTGAATGGCACCAATGCAAAAGCCAATGATTTCCAGTCAGAACTCAGTGACACCAATGTAGAACTCAACACCACCGCACAACTCGATGACGTCAAAACTCAATGCTAG